One genomic segment of Burkholderia pyrrocinia includes these proteins:
- the serC gene encoding 3-phosphoserine/phosphohydroxythreonine transaminase gives MRVFNFSAGPAAMPEEVLRQAADEMLDWHGSGMSVMEMSHRGKEFMSIHEAALTDLRDLLGVPASHRILFLQGGGIAENAIVPMNLLGSRKTADFVVTGSWSQKSFGEANKFCTPHLAASGKTENGYTRAPARAEWQLSDDPAYVHLCTNETIDGVETFEIPDLGDVPLVADVSSHILSRPMDVAKYGVLFGGAQKNIGMAGVTVVIVREDLLDRALSICPSAFEWKTVAANNSLYNTPPTYAIYIAGLVFQWLKRQGGLEAIEARNIEKSKLLYDTIDASSFYLNKVEPAARSRMNVPFFLADETRNEDFLAGAKARGLLQLKGHKSVGGMRASIYNAVPLEGVKALVEYMKDFEQRGA, from the coding sequence ATGCGCGTCTTTAATTTCTCCGCCGGTCCTGCGGCGATGCCCGAGGAAGTGCTGCGGCAGGCCGCCGACGAAATGCTCGACTGGCACGGCAGCGGCATGAGCGTGATGGAGATGAGCCATCGCGGCAAGGAGTTCATGTCGATTCACGAGGCCGCGCTGACCGACCTGCGCGACCTGCTCGGCGTGCCGGCAAGCCACCGGATCCTGTTCCTGCAGGGCGGCGGCATCGCGGAAAACGCGATCGTGCCGATGAACCTGCTCGGCTCGCGCAAGACCGCGGACTTCGTCGTGACGGGGTCGTGGTCGCAGAAATCGTTCGGTGAGGCGAACAAGTTCTGCACGCCGCATCTCGCCGCATCCGGCAAGACGGAAAACGGCTACACGCGTGCGCCCGCGCGCGCCGAATGGCAACTGTCGGACGATCCGGCCTACGTGCATCTGTGCACCAACGAGACGATCGATGGCGTCGAGACGTTCGAGATCCCCGATCTCGGCGACGTGCCGCTGGTCGCGGATGTCTCGTCGCACATCCTGTCGCGCCCGATGGACGTCGCGAAATACGGCGTGCTGTTCGGCGGCGCGCAGAAGAATATCGGGATGGCCGGCGTGACGGTCGTGATCGTGCGCGAGGATCTGCTCGATCGCGCGCTGTCGATCTGCCCGTCCGCATTCGAATGGAAGACCGTCGCCGCGAACAATTCGCTGTACAACACGCCGCCCACTTACGCGATCTACATCGCGGGCCTCGTGTTCCAGTGGCTGAAGCGGCAGGGTGGCCTCGAAGCGATCGAGGCCCGCAATATCGAAAAATCGAAACTGCTCTACGACACGATCGATGCGAGCAGCTTCTATCTGAACAAGGTCGAGCCGGCAGCGCGTTCGCGGATGAACGTGCCGTTTTTCCTGGCCGACGAAACGCGCAACGAAGACTTCCTTGCCGGCGCAAAGGCGCGCGGGCTGCTGCAGCTGAAGGGCCACAAGTCCGTCGGTGGCATGCGGGCGTCGATCTACAACGCGGTGCCGCTCGAGGGCGTGAAGGCGCTCGTCGAGTACATGAAGGACTTCGAGCAGCGCGGCGCCTGA
- a CDS encoding lipopolysaccharide assembly protein LapA domain-containing protein, whose product MKFIVWLIRVLVFVLLLVLALANTQTATLNFVAGYAWQAPLILIGLAFFAVGLLAGLLSALPSIFRLRLENGRLKRDLRAARETPAVIDQPPMPPVI is encoded by the coding sequence ATGAAGTTTATCGTCTGGCTGATCCGGGTATTGGTGTTCGTACTGCTGCTGGTGCTCGCGCTGGCCAATACGCAAACCGCGACGCTGAATTTTGTTGCCGGCTATGCGTGGCAAGCGCCGCTGATCCTGATCGGCCTGGCGTTCTTTGCCGTGGGGCTGCTGGCCGGCCTGCTGTCCGCGCTGCCTTCGATCTTCCGTCTGCGCCTCGAGAACGGGCGCCTGAAGCGCGATCTGCGCGCGGCGCGCGAAACGCCTGCCGTCATCGACCAGCCGCCGATGCCGCCCGTCATTTAA
- the lapB gene encoding lipopolysaccharide assembly protein LapB: MDLDFWWLLAIPVAFALGWVASRYDLKNLLSESANLPRSYFRGLNFLLNEQPDKAIDAFIEVAKLDPETVELHFALGNLFRRRGETDRAIRVHQNLLSRTDLPVNERDHALYELGQDFLKAGLLDRAEEAFHKLADGDYALGAQRALLTIYEIEKDWNKSIDTAKRIESMSDKPLGTEIAQFHCELAQDALQRKNAAAAEEQLRLALTVNPQNVRATILSGDAAEAEGNHTAAIEHWKRVEAQNPAYLPLVADKLMKAYVALGRNVDGAELLMGYVDRYPSNDLLDIAYQHIAGLRGQDAAHMLARTQMEKAPNLSGMLHLLDAQITAADEPRRKELEMMRALIKQRTKNLPRYTCQNCGFRARLFYWQCPGCSGWETYAPRRVEPAMSS; the protein is encoded by the coding sequence ATGGATCTGGATTTCTGGTGGTTGCTCGCGATTCCGGTCGCGTTCGCGCTCGGTTGGGTGGCGTCACGCTATGACCTGAAGAATCTCCTGTCGGAGAGTGCCAACCTGCCGCGATCGTATTTTCGCGGCCTGAATTTTCTGTTGAACGAACAACCCGACAAGGCGATCGACGCGTTCATCGAGGTCGCCAAGCTCGACCCCGAGACGGTCGAGCTGCACTTCGCGCTCGGCAACCTGTTCCGCCGTCGCGGCGAAACCGACCGTGCGATCCGCGTGCACCAGAACCTGCTGAGCCGCACGGACCTGCCGGTCAACGAGCGCGACCACGCGCTGTACGAGCTCGGCCAGGACTTCCTGAAAGCCGGCCTGCTCGATCGCGCCGAGGAGGCGTTCCACAAGCTCGCCGACGGCGACTACGCGCTCGGTGCGCAGCGGGCGCTGCTGACGATCTACGAGATCGAGAAGGACTGGAACAAGTCGATCGACACTGCGAAGCGCATCGAGTCGATGAGCGACAAACCGCTCGGCACCGAAATCGCGCAGTTTCACTGCGAACTCGCGCAGGACGCGCTGCAGCGCAAGAACGCCGCCGCGGCCGAAGAACAATTGCGGCTCGCGCTGACCGTGAACCCGCAGAACGTTCGCGCGACGATCCTGTCCGGCGATGCCGCGGAGGCGGAGGGCAACCACACGGCCGCGATCGAGCACTGGAAGCGCGTCGAAGCGCAGAACCCGGCATATCTGCCGCTCGTCGCCGACAAGCTGATGAAGGCCTATGTCGCGCTCGGCAGGAATGTCGACGGCGCCGAGTTGCTGATGGGGTATGTCGATCGCTATCCGTCGAACGACCTGCTCGACATCGCGTATCAGCACATCGCGGGGTTGCGCGGCCAGGATGCGGCGCACATGCTCGCGCGCACGCAGATGGAGAAGGCGCCGAACCTGTCGGGGATGCTGCACCTGCTCGATGCGCAGATTACGGCGGCCGACGAACCGCGTCGTAAGGAACTTGAAATGATGCGTGCGCTGATCAAGCAGCGCACGAAAAATCTGCCACGGTATACGTGCCAGAATTGCGGTTTCCGGGCGCGGCTTTTCTACTGGCAGTGCCCCGGATGCAGCGGCTGGGAAACCTATGCGCCGCGCCGCGTCGAACCTGCGATGTCGAGCTGA
- the rpsA gene encoding 30S ribosomal protein S1 has product MSDLQTSTPNTESFAALFEESLTRQDMRAGEVISAEVVRVDHNFVVVNAGLKSEAYIPIEEFLNDQGEVEVQSGDFVSVAIDALENGYGDTILSRDKAKRLASWLSLEKALDNNELVTGTITGKVKGGMTVMVNGIRAFLPGSLVDTRPVKDTTPYEGKTLEFRVIKLDRKRNNVVLSRRAVIEATQGEERAKLLETLKEGAIVNGVVKNITDYGAFVDLGGIDGLLHITDIAWRRVRHPSEVLSVGQEVTAKILKFDQEKNRVSLGIKQLGDDPWEGISRRYPSGTRLFGKVTNITDYGAFVEVESGIEGLVHVSEMDWTNKNVAPSKVVQLGDEVEVMVLEIDEDRRRISLGMKQCKPNPWDDFSRNFKKGDKITGAIKSITDFGVFIGLPGGIDGLVHLSDLSWSETGEEAVRKYKKGDEVEAIVLGIDVEKERISLGIKQLEGDPFSNYVAMNDKGSIVDGVVKTVDAKGAVITLTGDVEGYLRASEISQDRVEDARNVLKEGDKVNAMVINIDRKSRGINLSIKAKDSAEQQEAIRGLQADTSSAATGTTNLGALLKAKLDGQNQ; this is encoded by the coding sequence ATGTCCGACCTGCAAACCTCCACCCCGAATACCGAATCCTTTGCGGCTCTGTTCGAAGAGTCGCTGACCCGCCAAGACATGCGCGCCGGCGAAGTGATTTCCGCCGAAGTCGTGCGCGTCGACCACAACTTCGTGGTCGTCAATGCAGGCCTGAAGTCCGAGGCTTACATTCCGATCGAGGAATTCCTGAACGATCAGGGCGAGGTTGAGGTGCAGTCGGGCGATTTCGTGTCCGTCGCGATCGACGCACTCGAAAACGGCTACGGCGACACGATCCTGTCGCGCGACAAGGCGAAGCGCCTTGCATCGTGGCTGTCGCTGGAAAAGGCTCTCGACAACAACGAACTCGTCACCGGCACGATCACCGGCAAGGTGAAGGGCGGCATGACCGTGATGGTCAACGGCATCCGCGCGTTCCTGCCGGGTTCGCTGGTCGACACGCGTCCCGTCAAGGACACGACCCCGTACGAAGGCAAGACGCTCGAGTTCCGCGTGATCAAGCTCGATCGCAAGCGTAACAACGTCGTGCTGTCGCGTCGTGCCGTGATCGAAGCAACCCAGGGCGAAGAGCGCGCGAAGCTGCTCGAGACGCTGAAGGAAGGCGCGATCGTCAATGGCGTGGTCAAGAACATCACCGACTACGGCGCGTTCGTCGACCTCGGCGGCATCGACGGCCTGCTGCACATCACCGACATCGCATGGCGTCGGGTGCGTCACCCGAGCGAAGTCCTGTCGGTTGGCCAGGAAGTCACCGCGAAGATCCTCAAGTTCGACCAAGAGAAGAACCGCGTCTCGCTGGGCATCAAGCAACTGGGCGACGATCCGTGGGAAGGCATCTCGCGCCGTTACCCGTCGGGCACGCGCCTGTTCGGCAAGGTCACGAACATCACCGACTACGGCGCATTCGTCGAAGTGGAATCGGGCATCGAAGGCCTCGTCCACGTGTCGGAAATGGACTGGACCAACAAGAACGTTGCTCCGTCGAAGGTTGTCCAGCTGGGCGACGAAGTCGAAGTCATGGTCCTCGAGATCGACGAAGACCGTCGTCGTATCAGCCTCGGCATGAAGCAGTGCAAGCCGAATCCGTGGGATGACTTCAGCCGCAACTTCAAGAAGGGCGACAAGATCACGGGCGCAATCAAGTCGATCACCGACTTCGGCGTGTTCATCGGTCTGCCGGGCGGCATCGACGGCCTGGTCCACCTGTCGGACCTGTCGTGGAGCGAAACCGGCGAAGAAGCCGTTCGCAAGTACAAGAAGGGCGACGAAGTCGAAGCAATCGTGCTCGGTATCGACGTCGAGAAGGAGCGTATTTCGCTCGGCATCAAGCAGCTCGAAGGCGACCCGTTCAGCAACTACGTTGCAATGAACGACAAGGGCTCGATCGTCGACGGCGTCGTGAAGACGGTCGATGCGAAGGGTGCGGTCATCACGCTGACGGGCGACGTCGAAGGCTACCTGCGCGCGTCGGAAATCTCGCAGGATCGCGTCGAAGACGCACGCAACGTGCTGAAGGAAGGCGACAAGGTCAACGCGATGGTGATCAACATCGATCGCAAGTCGCGCGGCATCAACCTGTCGATCAAGGCGAAGGATTCGGCTGAACAACAGGAAGCGATCCGTGGCCTGCAAGCTGACACCAGCTCGGCTGCGACCGGTACGACCAACCTCGGCGCGCTGCTGAAGGCGAAGCTCGACGGCCAGAACCAGTAA
- a CDS encoding DUF2059 domain-containing protein, which produces MQKQFKQLVLLAALVPTFAMAQALSNSAPAPAAAAAPIDADKKAAIKDLLDAIDAPKLVSAIGNSAEMQAKQLVPAILSDALSENKTLNDKQKQAAVPTLQKNAVPKLVDGAGKVFGTQQFQNDAMSAQYDAYAKYYSTSEIKDLTTFYKSPTGRKFIQVQDQVGRDVVNGLMQKYMPQAIQATRTQADKEVAAVKPGK; this is translated from the coding sequence ATGCAAAAGCAATTCAAGCAACTGGTTCTGCTGGCTGCACTGGTGCCGACGTTCGCGATGGCGCAAGCGCTGTCGAATTCCGCACCGGCGCCCGCCGCGGCAGCTGCGCCGATCGACGCCGACAAGAAGGCTGCGATCAAGGATCTGCTCGACGCGATCGACGCGCCGAAGCTCGTGTCGGCAATCGGCAACAGCGCCGAAATGCAGGCCAAGCAACTCGTGCCGGCGATCCTGTCGGACGCGCTGTCGGAAAACAAGACGCTGAACGACAAGCAGAAGCAGGCTGCCGTTCCGACGCTGCAGAAGAACGCGGTGCCGAAGCTGGTCGACGGCGCGGGCAAGGTGTTCGGCACGCAGCAGTTCCAGAACGACGCGATGTCGGCTCAGTACGACGCATACGCGAAGTACTACAGCACGTCGGAGATCAAGGATCTGACGACGTTCTACAAGAGCCCGACGGGCCGCAAGTTCATCCAGGTTCAGGATCAGGTCGGTCGCGACGTGGTCAACGGCCTGATGCAGAAGTACATGCCGCAAGCGATCCAGGCGACGCGCACGCAGGCTGACAAGGAAGTCGCAGCAGTCAAGCCGGGCAAGTAA
- a CDS encoding prephenate dehydrogenase: MSGFAFNKLVIFGVGLIGGSLARALRERAPGGAGEIVGVGRSRASVERALSLGVIDRAAALDDDAQLRDALAGADLVLLAAPVAQTGPLLARIAPWLADATIVTDAGSTKSDVVAAAREALGARIAQFVPGHPIAGRESSGVEAALPDLYVGRNVVLCPLPENAPESVARIDAMWRATGADVRTMSTGQHDRVFASISHLPHVLSFALVEQILGEADAELKFSYAAGGFRDFTRIAASSPEMWRDVCVANRAALLDELDGYTRVLTRLRAAIDAGDGAALEAVFTRSRAARKAWQERGGTPATEPVKK; encoded by the coding sequence GTGTCAGGCTTTGCATTCAACAAACTGGTCATCTTCGGTGTCGGCCTGATCGGCGGATCGCTGGCCCGCGCGCTGCGCGAGCGCGCGCCGGGCGGCGCGGGCGAGATCGTCGGCGTGGGCCGTTCGCGCGCATCGGTCGAGCGTGCGCTGTCGCTCGGCGTGATCGATCGCGCGGCGGCGCTCGACGACGACGCGCAGTTGCGCGACGCGCTTGCGGGCGCCGATCTCGTGCTGCTGGCCGCACCCGTCGCGCAGACGGGCCCGTTGCTCGCGCGCATCGCGCCGTGGCTCGCCGATGCGACGATCGTCACCGATGCGGGCAGCACCAAGTCCGATGTCGTCGCGGCCGCGCGCGAAGCGCTCGGCGCGCGAATCGCGCAGTTCGTGCCGGGGCATCCGATCGCCGGCCGCGAGTCGAGCGGCGTCGAGGCCGCGTTGCCGGACCTGTACGTCGGCCGCAACGTCGTGCTGTGTCCGCTGCCGGAGAACGCACCCGAATCGGTCGCGCGGATCGATGCGATGTGGCGCGCGACCGGGGCCGACGTGCGCACGATGAGCACCGGGCAGCACGATCGCGTGTTTGCGTCGATCAGCCATCTGCCGCACGTGCTGTCGTTTGCGCTCGTCGAGCAGATCCTCGGCGAGGCGGACGCGGAGCTGAAATTCTCGTACGCGGCGGGCGGTTTCCGCGATTTCACGCGCATCGCGGCGTCCAGCCCGGAGATGTGGCGCGACGTGTGCGTCGCGAACCGCGCGGCGCTGCTCGACGAACTCGACGGCTACACGCGCGTGCTCACGCGGCTGCGCGCGGCGATCGACGCCGGCGACGGCGCGGCGCTCGAAGCCGTGTTCACGCGCTCGCGCGCCGCACGCAAAGCATGGCAGGAGCGCGGCGGCACGCCCGCTACCGAACCGGTCAAGAAATAA
- a CDS encoding integration host factor subunit beta, translating into MTKSELVAQLASRFPQLVLKDADFAVKTMLDAMSDALAKGHRIEIRGFGSFGLNRRPARVGRNPKSGEKVQVPEKFVPHFKPGKELRERVDGRAGEPLKADDPDDER; encoded by the coding sequence ATGACCAAATCCGAGTTGGTCGCGCAGCTGGCATCGCGATTTCCGCAACTTGTCCTCAAGGATGCGGATTTCGCGGTGAAAACGATGCTCGATGCGATGTCCGATGCCTTGGCAAAAGGGCACCGTATCGAAATTCGGGGTTTCGGCAGCTTCGGCCTCAACCGTCGCCCGGCGCGCGTCGGACGCAACCCGAAGTCAGGGGAGAAAGTGCAGGTGCCCGAGAAATTCGTGCCGCACTTCAAGCCTGGCAAGGAATTGCGCGAACGCGTCGACGGCCGCGCCGGTGAGCCGCTGAAGGCTGACGATCCGGACGACGAGCGTTGA
- the pheA gene encoding prephenate dehydratase, with protein sequence MDDELNSRLKPLRDRIDAIDAQLIALLNQRAAVALEVGEVKKHFNAPVFRPERELQVIARLQDMSAGPLASEHISAIWREIMAASRALEQTIHVAFLGPVGTYSEQAMLEYFGQSIEGLPCPSIDEVFRSVEAGASAFGIAPVENSTEGAVSRTLDLLLQTQLLISGELALPIHHNLLTQSGTLDGVTRVCAHAQALAQCQQWLAANAPQLERQAVASNAEAARLAAADPTVAAIAGDRAAAHYGLQIAFSLIQDDPHNRTRFVIIGKQPAGQSGHDQTSLIVSVKNEPGAVFKLLEPLARHGVSMTRFESRPARVGTWEYYFYIDIEGHRDDAAVAAALAELGQKAAFLKILGSYPSAR encoded by the coding sequence ATGGACGACGAACTGAATTCCCGCCTGAAACCGCTGCGCGATCGCATCGACGCGATCGACGCGCAGCTGATTGCGCTCCTGAACCAGCGCGCCGCGGTGGCGCTGGAGGTGGGCGAGGTCAAGAAGCATTTCAACGCGCCGGTGTTCCGGCCGGAGCGCGAGCTGCAGGTGATCGCGCGCCTGCAGGACATGAGCGCGGGGCCGCTCGCGAGCGAGCACATCAGCGCAATCTGGCGCGAGATCATGGCGGCGAGCCGTGCGCTCGAGCAGACGATCCACGTCGCGTTCCTCGGGCCGGTCGGCACGTACAGCGAACAGGCGATGCTCGAGTATTTCGGCCAGTCGATCGAGGGGCTGCCGTGCCCGTCGATCGACGAGGTGTTCCGCTCGGTCGAGGCCGGTGCGTCCGCATTCGGCATCGCGCCGGTCGAGAATTCGACCGAAGGGGCCGTGTCGCGCACGCTCGACCTGCTGCTGCAGACGCAACTGCTGATCAGCGGCGAACTCGCGCTGCCCATCCACCACAACCTGCTGACGCAGAGCGGCACGCTCGACGGCGTGACGCGCGTCTGCGCGCATGCGCAGGCGCTCGCACAATGCCAGCAGTGGCTCGCGGCGAATGCGCCGCAGCTCGAGCGGCAGGCCGTGGCGAGCAACGCGGAGGCCGCGCGTCTCGCGGCGGCCGATCCGACCGTCGCGGCGATCGCGGGCGATCGCGCGGCCGCACATTACGGTTTGCAGATCGCGTTCTCGCTGATCCAGGACGATCCGCACAACCGCACGCGTTTCGTGATCATCGGCAAGCAGCCGGCCGGGCAAAGCGGTCACGACCAGACGTCGCTGATCGTGTCGGTGAAGAACGAGCCGGGCGCCGTGTTCAAGCTGCTCGAACCGCTCGCGCGGCACGGCGTGTCGATGACGCGCTTCGAGTCGCGTCCGGCACGCGTCGGCACGTGGGAGTACTACTTCTACATCGACATCGAAGGGCACCGCGATGATGCGGCGGTCGCGGCCGCGCTCGCGGAACTCGGCCAGAAGGCTGCGTTCCTGAAGATACTCGGCTCGTATCCGAGCGCACGCTGA
- the cmk gene encoding (d)CMP kinase, with product MKSTRPFHPTPVITIDGPTASGKGTVAALVAAHLGFHLLDSGALYRLAALASVRYGIEAEDIEALVNLIDDLHITFREGCAQLDGVDVSNDIRAEAVGNRASAIAVHGPVRTALVARQRAFRKTPGLVADGRDMGTVIFPDAVLKVFLTASAEARAARRHKQLMQKGFSANIDDLLRDLRERDARDSNRAAAPLKPAADARLLDTSALSVDEAVDQVLQWYRALGQPA from the coding sequence ATGAAATCGACCCGACCCTTTCACCCGACTCCCGTCATCACGATCGACGGCCCGACCGCTTCCGGCAAGGGCACCGTCGCGGCGCTCGTCGCCGCGCACCTTGGCTTCCACCTGCTCGACAGCGGCGCGCTGTACCGTCTCGCGGCGCTCGCAAGCGTGCGCTACGGCATCGAGGCGGAGGACATCGAAGCGCTGGTGAATCTGATCGACGATCTGCACATCACGTTCCGCGAAGGCTGCGCGCAGCTCGATGGCGTCGACGTGTCGAACGACATCCGCGCCGAAGCGGTCGGCAACCGCGCGTCGGCCATCGCGGTGCACGGGCCCGTGCGCACCGCGCTCGTTGCGCGCCAGCGCGCGTTCCGCAAGACGCCGGGCCTCGTTGCCGACGGCCGCGACATGGGTACGGTGATCTTCCCGGACGCCGTGCTGAAGGTGTTCCTGACGGCCAGCGCCGAGGCGCGCGCGGCCAGACGGCATAAGCAATTGATGCAAAAAGGTTTTTCTGCTAATATAGATGACTTGCTCCGGGATCTTCGTGAACGTGACGCGCGCGACAGCAATCGCGCGGCCGCGCCGCTGAAGCCCGCGGCAGATGCCAGGCTGCTCGATACGTCGGCACTTTCGGTTGATGAAGCAGTCGACCAGGTGCTGCAGTGGTACCGGGCGCTCGGCCAGCCCGCCTGA
- the aroA gene encoding 3-phosphoshikimate 1-carboxyvinyltransferase — translation MDYLDLGPYSSASGTVRLPGSKSISNRVLLLAALAEGETTITNLLDSDDTRVMLDALGKLGVRLVRDGDTCVVTGTRGAFTAKTADLFLGNAGTAVRPLTAALAVNGGDYRVHGVPRMHERPIGDLVDGLRQIGAQIDYELNEGYPPLRIKPATISVDAPIRVRGDVSSQFLTALLMTLPLVKAKDGRTVVEVDGELISKPYIDITIRLMERFGVVVERDGWQRFVVPAGVRYRSPGRIMVEGDASSASYFLAAGALGGGPLRVEGVGRASIQGDVGFANALMQMGANVTMGDDWIDVRGIGHDHGKLEPIDMDFNLIPDAAMTIAVAALFANGTSTLRNIASWRVKETDRIAAMATELRKVGAIVEEGPDYLVVTPPEKLTPNAAIDTYDDHRMAMCFSLVSLGGVPVRINDPKCVGKTFPDYFDRFAALAKA, via the coding sequence ATGGACTATCTCGATCTCGGCCCGTACTCCAGCGCATCGGGCACCGTGCGCCTGCCCGGCTCGAAGAGCATCTCGAACCGCGTGCTGCTGCTCGCGGCGCTTGCCGAAGGCGAAACGACGATCACCAATCTGCTCGACTCCGACGACACGCGCGTGATGCTCGATGCGCTCGGCAAGCTTGGCGTGAGGCTCGTGCGCGACGGCGACACCTGCGTCGTCACGGGCACGCGCGGCGCGTTCACCGCGAAGACGGCCGACCTGTTCCTCGGCAACGCGGGCACGGCCGTGCGGCCGCTGACCGCCGCGCTCGCGGTGAACGGCGGCGACTATCGCGTGCACGGCGTGCCGCGCATGCACGAGCGGCCGATCGGCGATCTCGTCGACGGCCTGCGGCAGATCGGCGCGCAGATCGACTACGAGCTGAACGAAGGCTACCCGCCGCTGCGGATCAAGCCCGCGACGATCTCGGTCGATGCGCCGATCCGCGTGCGCGGCGACGTGTCGAGCCAGTTCCTCACGGCGCTGCTGATGACGCTGCCGCTCGTGAAGGCGAAGGACGGCAGGACCGTCGTCGAGGTCGACGGCGAACTGATCTCGAAGCCGTACATCGACATCACGATCCGGCTGATGGAGCGCTTCGGCGTGGTCGTCGAGCGTGACGGCTGGCAGCGTTTCGTCGTGCCGGCCGGGGTCCGCTACCGCTCTCCGGGGCGGATCATGGTCGAGGGCGACGCGTCGTCCGCGTCGTACTTCCTCGCGGCCGGCGCGCTTGGCGGCGGCCCGCTGCGCGTCGAGGGCGTGGGGCGCGCGAGCATCCAGGGCGACGTCGGTTTCGCGAACGCGCTGATGCAGATGGGCGCGAACGTGACGATGGGCGACGACTGGATCGACGTGCGGGGCATCGGCCACGACCACGGCAAGCTCGAGCCGATCGACATGGACTTCAACCTGATCCCCGATGCCGCGATGACCATCGCGGTCGCGGCGCTGTTCGCGAACGGCACGAGCACGCTGCGCAACATCGCGAGCTGGCGTGTGAAGGAGACCGACCGCATCGCCGCGATGGCGACCGAACTGCGCAAGGTTGGCGCGATCGTCGAGGAAGGTCCCGACTATCTCGTCGTCACGCCGCCGGAAAAGCTCACGCCGAACGCGGCGATCGATACGTACGACGATCACCGGATGGCGATGTGCTTCTCGCTCGTCAGCCTGGGCGGCGTGCCCGTGCGGATCAACGATCCGAAGTGCGTCGGCAAGACGTTCCCCGACTATTTCGACCGCTTCGCCGCGCTCGCCAAAGCCTGA